The Pelosinus sp. IPA-1 genome contains a region encoding:
- the bioC gene encoding malonyl-ACP O-methyltransferase BioC → MINKTQVSCHFGRRSQAYDEYAVVQKNMGYSLVELVKEAGVFQNILEIGCGTGFLTALLAQMYPMSKITASDISPEMLAVANKNLSQYENVSYVLEDGENLKLSEKFDLIVSNAAFQWFNDYQQAFTQMERHLLPGGCLIYATFGEKTFYELNQSFQAAHKSLEITKVHHGPEFISMKKLADITCGLGLSVQLEEETITEKFKGVRDFLTSVKKIGANNSSNGNNILIHRRLMLSMMEFYKNAFEQFGQIPATYHIIYGSHKKS, encoded by the coding sequence ATGATTAACAAAACCCAGGTAAGTTGTCATTTTGGCAGAAGGTCTCAAGCTTATGATGAATATGCAGTTGTACAAAAAAATATGGGATATTCTCTAGTGGAATTGGTTAAAGAAGCCGGAGTATTTCAGAATATCTTGGAAATTGGCTGCGGAACAGGATTTTTGACAGCGTTGTTAGCACAAATGTATCCTATGTCGAAAATTACCGCTAGCGATATTTCGCCAGAAATGTTAGCAGTGGCTAATAAAAACTTATCACAATATGAGAATGTAAGTTATGTTCTGGAAGATGGAGAAAACCTAAAGTTGTCTGAGAAGTTTGATTTGATTGTTTCTAATGCTGCATTTCAGTGGTTTAATGATTATCAGCAGGCTTTTACGCAAATGGAGCGTCATTTATTACCTGGAGGGTGTCTTATCTATGCTACTTTTGGCGAAAAAACCTTTTATGAATTAAATCAGTCTTTTCAAGCAGCCCATAAATCTTTAGAAATTACAAAGGTGCACCATGGCCCTGAGTTTATTTCTATGAAAAAATTAGCTGATATTACTTGTGGTCTAGGGCTTTCAGTTCAACTAGAGGAGGAAACTATAACAGAAAAGTTCAAAGGAGTCCGGGATTTTTTGACGTCAGTAAAAAAAATAGGAGCTAACAATTCTTCTAACGGGAATAATATATTAATTCATCGACGGCTTATGTTATCGATGATGGAATTTTATAAAAATGCATTTGAGCAGTTTGGGCAAATACCTGCTACATATCATATTATTTATGGCAGCCATAAAAAAAGCTAG
- a CDS encoding small, acid-soluble spore protein, alpha/beta type, producing MGKGVMSQEYKDKLAYDLGFGEKVEDGNWSDVTTGEVGSMVREAIRRGEQAIVEEAKTNGEVHQNAK from the coding sequence ATGGGTAAAGGCGTAATGTCGCAAGAATACAAAGATAAATTAGCCTATGATCTTGGCTTCGGTGAGAAAGTGGAAGATGGAAATTGGAGCGATGTCACTACCGGTGAAGTTGGATCTATGGTACGTGAAGCTATTAGACGTGGTGAACAAGCGATAGTGGAAGAAGCAAAAACTAATGGTGAAGTTCATCAAAACGCTAAATAA